From Pseudomonas hormoni:
CACGGCAATCATGTCTTGGGCCACCGTGTCGCTGAAGCGCACGCCGGCATCGAAGCGGTCGGCGACGATATCGCGAAAGCCATAGTTGATATCAAATTCCAGCTTGATATCCGGGTACATCTGCAGCAGTGGCGTGAGCTTGGGTAGCAGCGTGGTCTTGATGATGTTGTCACCGCAGGTGATCCGCACCGTGCCGGCCGGCTTGTCGCGCAGCTCGGTCAAGGCTTCCACTTCGGCCTCGATTTCATCGAAGCGATGGCCCACCGCTTCCAGCAGCCGCTCACCCGCTGTGGTCAGAGAAACGCTGCGCGTGGTGCGGGTAAGCAGGCGAATTTTTAGACGTGCCTCCAAGGCCGAAACCACCTGGCTCACTGCCGATTGGGTCACCCCCAGTTGCACCGCCGCGCGGGTAAAGCTGCCCACGCGCGCCACGGTGACAAAGGCCAGAAGATCGTTGAAGTTTTGTTTAGCCATCGCGATAGCACTCGGGCGATTGATTAGACCTTCTTATATCCGCATTAAGTATTCATTAGCTAATCAAAATCCGGTCAGTCAGCAACAATAGCTGCAATCCCAGCCCCTGCATGAAGAGGGTGCGAGCTCGGCACTAACAGCCAACGTCGTCGTTAGCTTTCCCCTGATAAGGACGCCCCATGAAAAAACTTCTCGTAATGCTCGGTTTTTTGCTCAGTTCATTTACCGCGTCAGGAGCCGATATGTCCAACGGTGCAGATAACTTCTTCAAAAGTGACAAGGTGACCGTGGAAAAGGTCAGCTTCAAAAATCAGTACCAGCTCAATGTGGTGGGCAATCTCTTCATTCCTAAAGGTCAGGCCAACGCTGCTCGCAGCCCGGCCATTATCGTTGGCCACCCCATGGGCGCGGTAAAGGAGCAAAGCTCCAACCTGTATGCGCAAAAACTCGCGGAACAGGGCTTCGTTACCCTGGCGCTGGATTTGTCGTTCTGGGGCGAAAGCGAAGGTAGCCCACGCAATGCGGTGCTGCCGGACATGTACGCCGAGGACTTCAGCGCCGCCGTGGATTATCTCGGAACGCGGCCCTTTATCGACCGTCAGCGCATCGGCGTGCTGGGTATCTGTGGCAGCGGTAGCTTTGTGATCAGCGCGGCCAAGATCGACCCGCGCATGAAAGCCATCGCCACTGTCAGCATGTACGACATGGGCGCCGCCAACCGCAACGGCCTCAAGCATTCGCAAACCCTTGAGCAGCGCAAGCAGGTCATCGCAGCTGCGGCCGAGCAGCGTTATGTGGAATTCACGGGCGGCAAGATCGAATACACCGGCGGCACTGTGCAGGAGCTCAATACCGACACCCACCCTATTCAGCGCGAGTTCTTTGACTTCTACCGCACCCCGCGTGGCGAATTCACCCCAACAAGCTCCTCGCCCCAACAGACCACCCGCCCGACGCTGAGCAGCAACACCAAGTTCATGAATTTCTACCCATTCGTAGATATCGAGAGTATTTCGCCCCGCCCGATGCTGTTTGTCGCAGGTGAAAACGCCCACTCCCGCGAGTTCAGCGAAGAGGCGTTTCGCCTGGCGGGTGAACCTAAAGAGTTGGTCATTGTGCCTGACGCCGGCCATGTCGATCTGTATGACCGGGTGAACCTGATCCCTTTCGCCAAGCTGACCCAGTTCTTCCAAACCCACCTGAAGTAACCGGCAAGTACCACAGAGGCTATTCGATCTACGATGAACAACACTTGCGCTGACACCCAATTGGGCGCTACCTCCGCCAGTGAAACAGGCACGCGTGCCAGTAGCTGGGGCGGCGTTTATGCGATGACATTGTGCGTGTTCGCGCTGATCGCATCGGAGTTCATGCCCGTCAGCCTGCTGACGCCGTTGGCAGACGACCTGCAGGTGAGCCAGGGCTTGGCAGGCCAGGGGCTGGCCATCTCCGGCGCGTTTGCAGTGTTGGCCAGCCTATCCATCAGTTGGATCGCCGGCAGTGTCAACAGAAAGACCCTGTTGTTGGCGCTGACCGGTTTGATGGCAGTGTCGGGCGCCGTTGTGGCACTTGCCCCGAACTACCTGACCTACATGGTCGGGCGCGCCCTGATTGGCATGGTGATCGGCGGCTTCTGGTCGATGTCGGCAGCCACCGCGATGCGCTTGGTTCCGGCCAGGCAGGTGCCCAGGGCGTTGGCGGTTTTCAACGGCGGCAACGCCCTGGCAACGGTGGTGGCGGCGCCACTGGGCAGTTATCTGGGATCGGTCGTAGGTTGGCGTGGTGCATTTCTCTGTCTGGTTCCGGTGGCGCTGATCGCCCTGGTCTGGCAATGGATCAGCCTGCCAAGTATGCCAACGCAGGAGCGCTCGCCGGGTGCTGGCAATGTTTTCAAACTGCTGAAGAATCGCACGGTGGCGCTGGGCATGGCCGCCAGCGGCCTGTTTTTCATGGGCCAGTTCACGCTGTTCACTTACCTGCGGCCGTTTCTGGAAACAGTCACCCTGGTCGACGTGCCGACGCTTTCCTTGCTGCTATTGGCGCTCGGAGTGGCTGGCTTTTTTGGCACGACGATGATCGGCGGAGTGCTGAGACGCAGCCTCTACGGCACCCTGAGTACGATTTCACTGCTGATGGCCTTGATTGCTTTGACGCTGATTCCTTCCGGTACTTGGGTTATCGCCGTGGCGGTACTGTTGGGGCTCTGGGGATTTATTGCGACGGCAGCGCCCGTGGGCTGGTGGAGTTGGATCGCGCACGCCTTGCCACATCACGCCGAGGCGGGCGGTGGACTGATGGTGGCAATCGTGCAGTTGGCCATCGCAGTGGGTTCCACCGTGGGTGGCGTACTGTTTGACACTCTCGGCTACCAGAGCACTTTTATCGCCAGCGCAGCGCTGTTGATGCTAGCCGCCTTGTTGACGTTCCTAACCTCCCGTTCGCCGGTGTCGCACACCCGGTGACCATCCATTCGGTGGAGCAAGGCCATGCATACGCGCAGTCTCGGCACCGATTACTCCCAAGGCTGGAAGGGCTTCTGGTTGGCGGCATTGATGCCATTGGCCCTATCGGTTTTACCCCTCGCAGCTGCGACGGATATCGCAGGCCCGTCAACAGGCATGGAGAACACCACGATGTGGATGACCGTCGGCCAACAGCGTTTCGGCATATCCCTTGAAGATAACCCGACCACTCGGGAGCTTGTCACCCGATTGCCGCTCAGCCTGGACATGACCGAGCTGCACAGCAACGAAAAGTACGCCACCTTAGATCATCCACTCCCCACCCAAGCCTACCGGCCCGGAACCATCCACAACGGCGATTTGCTTTTGTACGGCACAGACACCTTGGTGGTCTTTTATCAAACCTTTACCTCGTCCTACTCCTATTCCCGTCTCGGCCGCATCGACAACCCGGCAGGTCTTGCCAAGGCCCTGGGTCGTGACGATGTACGTGTGACATTTTCCGTTGATTAGGGTTGCCATGGCCAGCGCGACTTGCACTTTTCAAGTGCTGCACACCAGCCCCCACTAAAACGTGACACTGGAGTTTTCCATGACGCCCATACACTCAACCTCACCCCTGGCTGCACTGGCGCTGCTCTCTGCCACGTACTTCGCGCCAGTTGTCGCGGCAGAGCAGAACCCGAACAGCCAGCAAATCACTCGTGCGGGAGAGCAGGGCTCGGTGACGGGGCCTGCCGAATATTTCACTGGCCGCGTAAGGCTCGACCCATTGACCGCTGCAACGGCCGACCTCAACACCTCAACGCTCCACGTCACCTTTGAGCCTGGCGCGCGTTCGGCCTGGCACACGCACCCTGCCGGGCAATATCTGGTGGTGACAGCGGGGGTAGGGCGTACTCAGGAGTGGGGGGAGCCCTTGCAAGAATTACGTCCTGGTGATGTGGTGTGGTGCCCGCCGGGGGTTAAGCACTGGCATGGCGCCGCGCCTTCGACTGCCATGACACACATGGCTATTACTGGCACGAAAAACGGCAACAACGTCAGTTGGATGGAGAAAGTAAGCGATGAACAGTACCCAGCCGAGTAAGCGCTACCATGTCCTGTTGGGAGCGCTGGGCTTGGTAATCCTGGGAAATTTCGCCTGGGCCGAGATATCCAACGCCAGTACTTCCCCCAAACCGGAGACACACATAGTGAGTGAGAAGACTTTAACCGCCAGGCAACAAGCCATTGCCCCTATCGGCGCCAGCATGGCGGTCGGCGATATGCCCCGTTTGCACGACGCGCTCAATCACGGTCTCGATGCCGGGATGACGATAAGCGAGAGTAAAGAGATCCTGGTTCAACTCTATGCCTATGCTGGGTTCCCGCGCAGCCTCAATGCCCTGTCGCTGCTGATGAAAGTCCTGCAAGAACGTGCCTCACGGGGTATTCATGATGCGCCGGGACGCGATCCAGGCCCTGTTCCCTCGGGGCGCGCTTTGCTCGACCTGGGCACCGACAATCAAACCCGGCTGTTGGGCTTGCCGGTGTCAGGCCCGCTGTTTGAATTCGCCCCCGCCATTGATCAGTTTTTGAAGGGCCACCTGTTTGGTGACATCTTTGCCCGCGACAACCTTGAATGGGCTGACCGGGAACTGGCCACCGTCGGGGCCATCGCCGCGATGCCAGGGTTAGAGCCGCAGCTAGAGTCGCATCTGAAGATCAGCATGAATGTTGGCCTGACAGTACAGCAGCTGCATCAGGTGGCTAGCGAACTGAAGACAGGCGG
This genomic window contains:
- a CDS encoding LysR family transcriptional regulator, coding for MAKQNFNDLLAFVTVARVGSFTRAAVQLGVTQSAVSQVVSALEARLKIRLLTRTTRSVSLTTAGERLLEAVGHRFDEIEAEVEALTELRDKPAGTVRITCGDNIIKTTLLPKLTPLLQMYPDIKLEFDINYGFRDIVADRFDAGVRFSDTVAQDMIAVPIGPAIRMAVVAAPSYFAQNPVPEHPRDLAAHRCIDIRFPTYDGMDAWEFERQGKKLKVRVAGQLVFNSTTHIADAAASGLGIAYLPEDEFASQLAQGRLVRVLEDWCEPFGGFHLYYPSRRQPSQAFSLVVDALRVDRLPPDDSLTGTDA
- a CDS encoding alpha/beta hydrolase — protein: MKKLLVMLGFLLSSFTASGADMSNGADNFFKSDKVTVEKVSFKNQYQLNVVGNLFIPKGQANAARSPAIIVGHPMGAVKEQSSNLYAQKLAEQGFVTLALDLSFWGESEGSPRNAVLPDMYAEDFSAAVDYLGTRPFIDRQRIGVLGICGSGSFVISAAKIDPRMKAIATVSMYDMGAANRNGLKHSQTLEQRKQVIAAAAEQRYVEFTGGKIEYTGGTVQELNTDTHPIQREFFDFYRTPRGEFTPTSSSPQQTTRPTLSSNTKFMNFYPFVDIESISPRPMLFVAGENAHSREFSEEAFRLAGEPKELVIVPDAGHVDLYDRVNLIPFAKLTQFFQTHLK
- a CDS encoding MFS transporter; its protein translation is MTLCVFALIASEFMPVSLLTPLADDLQVSQGLAGQGLAISGAFAVLASLSISWIAGSVNRKTLLLALTGLMAVSGAVVALAPNYLTYMVGRALIGMVIGGFWSMSAATAMRLVPARQVPRALAVFNGGNALATVVAAPLGSYLGSVVGWRGAFLCLVPVALIALVWQWISLPSMPTQERSPGAGNVFKLLKNRTVALGMAASGLFFMGQFTLFTYLRPFLETVTLVDVPTLSLLLLALGVAGFFGTTMIGGVLRRSLYGTLSTISLLMALIALTLIPSGTWVIAVAVLLGLWGFIATAAPVGWWSWIAHALPHHAEAGGGLMVAIVQLAIAVGSTVGGVLFDTLGYQSTFIASAALLMLAALLTFLTSRSPVSHTR
- a CDS encoding cyclophilin-like fold protein is translated as MHTRSLGTDYSQGWKGFWLAALMPLALSVLPLAAATDIAGPSTGMENTTMWMTVGQQRFGISLEDNPTTRELVTRLPLSLDMTELHSNEKYATLDHPLPTQAYRPGTIHNGDLLLYGTDTLVVFYQTFTSSYSYSRLGRIDNPAGLAKALGRDDVRVTFSVD
- a CDS encoding (R)-mandelonitrile lyase → MTPIHSTSPLAALALLSATYFAPVVAAEQNPNSQQITRAGEQGSVTGPAEYFTGRVRLDPLTAATADLNTSTLHVTFEPGARSAWHTHPAGQYLVVTAGVGRTQEWGEPLQELRPGDVVWCPPGVKHWHGAAPSTAMTHMAITGTKNGNNVSWMEKVSDEQYPAE
- a CDS encoding carboxymuconolactone decarboxylase family protein encodes the protein MNSTQPSKRYHVLLGALGLVILGNFAWAEISNASTSPKPETHIVSEKTLTARQQAIAPIGASMAVGDMPRLHDALNHGLDAGMTISESKEILVQLYAYAGFPRSLNALSLLMKVLQERASRGIHDAPGRDPGPVPSGRALLDLGTDNQTRLLGLPVSGPLFEFAPAIDQFLKGHLFGDIFARDNLEWADRELATVGAIAAMPGLEPQLESHLKISMNVGLTVQQLHQVASELKTGGEPDGAKRILVALEKISG